A window of Adhaeribacter arboris genomic DNA:
CCAAATGACGGGCACGGGCAACCGCTTGGGCTACCCGACGCTGAAATTTAAGGCTAGTACCGGTAATACGACGCGGTAACACTTTACCTTGCTCGTTTACAAATTTTAATAAAAAGTTGCCGTCTTTGTAATCAATATACTGAATACCGTTTTTCTTAAACCGGCAGTATTTTTTGCGGGTATCCTGCTTGTGGATTTTTTCGTTAACTAAACTCATGATGCTTGGGCCTCCTTCTCTCTTTTAGCAGCTTTCTGCTGATTCATTTCTCCGTTACGCCGACGCTCGTTGTACGAGACAGCGTGTTTGTCTAAAACCGTAGTTAAAAACCGAACTACTTTTTCATCCCGCCGGTAAGCAATTTCCAACTGATCTACAATTGCAGAAGGTCCTTGGAACTCAATCAGGATATAAAAACCAGTTGATTTTTTCTGAATCGGATAAGCCAATTTGCGTAGCCCCCAGTTTTCTTCATGAATAATGTCGGCGCTATTTTCCTTAAGCACCTGTCTGAACTTCTCGACCGTTTCTTGCACCTGCGCTTCGTTGAGCAACGGAGTCAGGATAAAGACCGTTTCGTAATTTTTTAATACCATTTGGCTTAAAATTTTTAAATTTTGTTTAAGGGCGCAAATATAAGAATAAATCTTTTATTAACAAGTAGATAACTTCTCTAAAATTTACTGACTTGTATGAAACAATAGGAGGGAAGAAAGCAATTATTGGCCAATGTAGGGAGGCATAAAGTTTTAAATAACATTATAATATTTATTTAACAATATTGATATTGAGTTTACTGAGATAAAACAGCAAAGCCGTGTCTAGCATCTTAGTACATGTATCTACTTGCTTAACTTGTTTAAGCAAACTTAGAATATATGTTAGGGTAAATAGTCTTACTTATTTTATTTGTTTATGGCAGAAGAAATGCAGAATGGTTTTTATGCAACGTAAATTATTTAGTAATAGAGGCTATCATTGCTAATAAAATAAACCCTCCGATAAAAAAACAGTATTATCTATATAAGTGCAAGTTCGACATATTTAGTATCCCGGATCTAATACAATTGATTTAGTTAATTTGCTAAAAAATAATAATTTTTGCTAATAAGATGAACAAAAAATGCTAGGGTTAGGTTAAAATAATAGGTTTATATACTAAAAATTATGGCAAATACATAACAAAAATGATTATAAACGTGAAATGGAAACAGAATGTGTAGTTACAAATGCTGTTTTTATTTTACTTGACTCTCCTGCAAATGGCTAAATATTTTTAAAATAAAATGTTTAATTCCTGCATATTTTATAATTTAAAAATATTCTAAATTAAGAAGTAAATTAGCCTTTACCTATTGGTATTCAATTGATTAAATAACTACAAATAAAGCGGGGTGTACAAGGTCCAAAAATCTAGATTATTATGTTTGAATAATAGAATTCGCATAGTAGATTTGTGCCCGTAATGTAGTTTCACCTTACTAAAAAAGCGATCCTGGCTATGATTAGCTGTAAAATCAAATCAACATATTCGTTCTTTTTACCTCTTTTATTTCTTCTATTTACCGTTCTTACTTCTTTTGCTCAGGGTGAACAGGCTTCTGTGACTCAAGACGGCTTAACGGCTGGTACAGCCTCCGGCGATGATGCTGTGGCAGCTGCCGGTGAAACACTTTTTAAAAATAACTGTGCCTCATGCCATGCTATCGGCGAAAAAGTTGTGGGTCCGGCTTTAAGAGATGTGTACAAAAGACATAAATTGCCTTGGCTTAAAAGCTGGATTCGTAATTCCAGCCAAATGGTACAGAGTGGCGATAAAGAAGCGGTTGCCTTATTTAATGAGTACGATAAGCAGCAAATGCCTAGTTTCGCTTTTTCTGACGATCAGCTTACTTCTATTCTTAAATACATAGAAAAGGCAAGTGCGGCACCTGCGGCTTTGCCGGCTGATCCGGCTACGGGTGGTTCTGGTGTTGCCCAAGGAGGTACCAGCGGCCCAGGTGGTGGTGATGCGGCCGCTGCTGGTGCAGGAGTTGCTGGAAAATACCTGGATTATGTGCTGATAGCTCTAATAATCGTTTTAATTGTAATGGTTA
This region includes:
- the rpsF gene encoding 30S ribosomal protein S6, which translates into the protein MVLKNYETVFILTPLLNEAQVQETVEKFRQVLKENSADIIHEENWGLRKLAYPIQKKSTGFYILIEFQGPSAIVDQLEIAYRRDEKVVRFLTTVLDKHAVSYNERRRNGEMNQQKAAKREKEAQAS
- the rpsR gene encoding 30S ribosomal protein S18, which codes for MSLVNEKIHKQDTRKKYCRFKKNGIQYIDYKDGNFLLKFVNEQGKVLPRRITGTSLKFQRRVAQAVARARHLAILPYVTDSLK